Proteins encoded within one genomic window of Lynx canadensis isolate LIC74 chromosome B2, mLynCan4.pri.v2, whole genome shotgun sequence:
- the SFTA2 gene encoding surfactant-associated protein 2, producing the protein MGARLPFFLFLTLLSSSQGTGPRMILQLKLKDSLLANFSYDSSFLELLEKLCFLLHLPPGTNVTLHHAGSPHRAICKV; encoded by the exons ATGGGGGCCAGgctgcccttcttcctcttcctgacaCTCCTGAGCAGCTCACAGGGAACAG GGCCAAGAATGATTTTGCAGCTGAAGCTGAAGGACTCCCTTCTAGCAAATTTCTCCTATGATTCCAGCTTCCTGGAATTGCTCGAAAAG ctctgcttcctcctccacctcccacctGGGACCAATGTCACCCTCCATCATGCAGGATCCCCACACCGTGCCATCTGCAAAGTCTGA